Proteins encoded within one genomic window of Setaria italica strain Yugu1 chromosome IV, Setaria_italica_v2.0, whole genome shotgun sequence:
- the LOC101769194 gene encoding aspartyl protease family protein At5g10770 yields MAPVLPLLLLLLSSSSSPTIRAAAADEEHEYTLVALSSLQPKATCAGHRVAPPQNTTWVPLNLPHGPCSPLSGGATTPPSVAELLRHDQLRVDDILTRLSGIPINDSKPTRSVGGPNAQMNGNLIDVGVGPAQSPPSAWAQQQLSGLSGGIDAVAAQSSLPAGVLRQTVVVDTASDVPWVQCVPCPIPPCHPQTNTFYDPTKSRTYAAFPCGSPACRQLGPYANGCINNQCQYKVTYPDGSSSSGTYSSDVLTFDATHAVSNFQFGCSHAEQGSFDNRAAGIMALGGGPESLLAQTASRWGNAFSYCIPPTSSNSGFFGLGVPGGVASSRYVVTPMLRYPNLPTFYRVLLRAITVGGQRLNVPAAVFSAGSVMDSRTAISRLPPTAYAALRAAFRNAMRMYRPAPPKGNLDTCYDFTGVANVRLPRIALVFDRNAVVELDPSGILFSSCLAFASNRDDHMPGILGSVQQQTYEVLYAVGGGAVGFRRAAC; encoded by the exons ATGGCGCCTGTTCTGCCACTGCTACTTCTGCTCctgtcctcttcttcttctccaacaatccgtgcagcagcagcagatgagGAGCACGAGTACACACTCGTGGCATTGAGCTCGCTGCAACCAAAAGCTACCTGCGCCGGACACAGGG TGGCTCCGCCCCAGAACACGACGTGGGTGCCTTTGAACCTCCCCCATGGCCCATGCTCGCCGCTgtccggcggcgccaccacgccgccgtccGTGGCTGAGCTGCTCCGCCACGACCAGCTCCGCGTCGACGACATCCTCACGAGGCTGTCCGGCATTCCCATCAACGACAGCAAGCCGACGCGCTCGGTGGGTGGACCCAACGCCCAAATGAATGGCAACTTAATCGATGTCGGCGTGGGCCCAGCACAAAGCCCCCCGTCGGCGTGGGCCCAGCAGCAGCTCTCCGGTCTGAGCGGCGGTATTGATGCAGTCGCCGCCCAGTCGAGCCTGCCGGCCGGAGTGCTCCGGCAGACGGTGGTCGTGGACACGGCCAGCGACGTGCCGTGGGTGCAGTGCGTGCCGTGCCCCATCCCGCCGTGCCACCCGCAGACCAACACCTTCTACGACCCGACCAAGTCGCGCACCTATGCCGCCTTCCCCTGCGGCTCCCCAGCTTGCCGGCAGCTCGGTCCCTACGCCAACGGCTGCATCAACAACCAGTGCCAGTACAAGGTCACCTACCCCGatggctcgtcgtcgtcgggcaCCTACAGCTCCGACGTCCTCACCTTCGACGCCACCCACGCCGTCAGCAACTTCCAGTTCGGGTGCAGCCACGCTGAGCAGGGCAGCTTCGACAACCGTGCGGCGGGCATCAtggcgctcggcggcggcccggAGTCGCTGCTGGCCCAGACGGCGTCCCGCTGGGGGAACGCCTTCTCCTACTGCATCCCGCCGACGTCGAGCAACTCCGGCTTCTTCGGCCTCGGCGTGCCCGGCGGCGTCGCCTCCTCCAGGTACGTGGTGACGCCGATGCTCAGGTACCCGAACCTGCCCACCTTCTACCGCGTGCTCCTCCGGGCCATCACCGTCGGCGGGCAGCGGCTCAACGTGCCCGCCGCGGTGTTCTCCGCCGGCTCCGTGATGGATTCGCGCACGGCCATCAGCCGCCTGCCGCCGACGGCGTACGCGGCGCTGCGGGCGGCGTTCAGGAACGCCATGAGGATGTACCGCCCTGCGCCGCCCAAGGGGAACCTCGACACCTGCTACGACTTCACCGGCGTCGCCAACGTCAGGCTGCCGAGGATCGCGCTGGTGTTCGACCGGAACGCCGTCGTGGAGCTGGACCCGTCGGGGATCCTCTTCAGCAGCTGCCTCGCTTTCGCCTCCAACCGCGACGACCACATGCCGGGCATCCTCGGCAGCGTGCAGCAGCAGACGTATGAGGTGCTCTACGCCGTCGGCGGAGGCGCTGTCGGATTCCGCCGTGCCGCGTGCTGA